One genomic segment of Rhodothermales bacterium includes these proteins:
- a CDS encoding response regulator, producing MSPPPSADPAPGASHAADRPVILVVDDYAETRRLLYFYLRATYEVVMVESAEEALAYLGGNRVDLVVMDINFQDGMNGMAATERIRADPALQHLPVLATSAYAYPDDRARFLKAGFNDYIAKPIFKERMLKKVRELLSGGERGVWVTKKDTANDDKASPGASAAQEG from the coding sequence ATGAGCCCTCCGCCCTCCGCCGACCCCGCACCCGGCGCTTCCCACGCCGCCGATCGCCCCGTCATCCTCGTCGTGGACGACTACGCCGAGACCCGACGGCTGCTCTATTTCTACCTCCGCGCCACCTACGAGGTCGTCATGGTCGAGTCGGCCGAGGAGGCGCTCGCGTACCTCGGCGGCAACCGCGTCGACCTCGTGGTGATGGACATCAACTTCCAGGACGGGATGAACGGGATGGCGGCCACCGAGCGGATCCGCGCCGACCCCGCGCTCCAGCACCTCCCCGTCCTCGCCACCTCGGCCTACGCCTACCCCGACGACCGCGCCCGCTTCCTCAAAGCGGGCTTCAACGACTACATCGCCAAGCCGATCTTCAAGGAGCGCATGCTGAAGAAGGTGCGCGAGCTGCTCTCCGGCGGCGAGCGCGGCGTGTGGGTGACGAAGAAGGACACGGCGAACGACGACAAAGCCTCCCCCGGCGCGAGCGCCGCGCAGGAAGGCTGA
- a CDS encoding enoyl-ACP reductase, protein MPTSAAGHGLLHGKHGVIFGALDERSLAWQIATACHREGATFALSNAPVTKRFGNIDALAEQTGSPVIYADAQKDDELDALFDQVKSDHGPVDFVVHSIGMGVNVRKDRPYEDLNHDWYLKTLDISAVSLHRIVQAGLAKDALADGGSIVTLSYIGAQRVFSKYSEMGDAKALLESIVRAFGYRLGKRGIRINSVSQSPTRTSAGGGIAGFDAMFDFADLMAPLGNADAESCADYVITLLSDLTRMVTMQNLFHDGGFSAMGISDRTVEILAEAMGGGNS, encoded by the coding sequence ATGCCCACCTCCGCTGCCGGCCACGGCCTCCTCCACGGCAAACACGGCGTCATCTTCGGCGCGCTCGACGAGCGCAGCCTCGCGTGGCAGATCGCCACGGCGTGCCACCGCGAGGGCGCCACGTTCGCCCTCTCGAACGCGCCCGTCACGAAACGTTTCGGCAACATCGACGCCCTCGCCGAGCAAACCGGCAGCCCCGTCATCTACGCCGACGCGCAGAAAGACGACGAGCTCGACGCCCTCTTCGACCAGGTCAAATCCGATCACGGCCCCGTCGACTTCGTCGTCCACTCGATCGGGATGGGCGTGAACGTGCGGAAGGACCGGCCCTACGAGGATCTCAACCACGATTGGTACCTCAAGACGCTCGACATCTCGGCCGTCTCGCTCCACCGGATCGTGCAGGCCGGGCTGGCGAAGGACGCCCTCGCCGACGGTGGCTCGATCGTCACGCTCTCGTACATCGGCGCGCAGCGGGTCTTCTCGAAGTACTCCGAGATGGGCGATGCGAAGGCCCTCTTGGAAAGCATCGTCCGCGCCTTCGGCTACCGGCTCGGCAAGCGCGGCATCCGCATCAACTCCGTCAGCCAGAGCCCGACGCGGACGAGCGCCGGCGGTGGCATCGCCGGCTTCGACGCGATGTTCGACTTCGCCGACCTCATGGCCCCGCTCGGGAACGCCGACGCCGAGAGCTGCGCCGACTACGTGATCACGCTCCTCAGCGACCTCACGCGGATGGTGACGATGCAGAACCTCTTCCACGACGGCGGCTTCTCCGCGATGGGCATCTCCGACCGCACCGTCGAAATCCTCGCCGAAGCGATGGGAGGGGGCAACTCGTAA
- a CDS encoding HAD family hydrolase has translation MVKLFLADIDGCLAAPYEPYDLDGFRTLADFARRAETDPTLPRLGICSGRSYAYVEAVAQALGLRGPALFESGGGRFDLATATIRWSPLLTDDVERALNEVRSYFHRDVLPGSGFSFDYGKRAQVGLVGTDQDEVARMAPLVDRFVSDAFPDLIVHPTPVSIDVLPRALTKRVAVETVAEEEGLTVGDLAFIGDTQGDIEALEVVGYSFAPQNAADAVKAAVQMVTEGAVLDGMLEAYHWCVRHNEAALMEA, from the coding sequence ATGGTCAAGCTCTTCCTCGCCGATATCGACGGGTGCCTCGCTGCGCCGTACGAGCCGTACGATCTCGACGGCTTCCGCACGCTCGCCGACTTCGCCCGCCGTGCCGAGACCGACCCGACGCTGCCGCGCCTCGGGATCTGCTCGGGGCGGTCGTACGCCTACGTCGAAGCCGTGGCGCAGGCGCTCGGCCTCCGCGGGCCGGCCCTTTTCGAGAGCGGCGGCGGCCGGTTCGACCTCGCCACCGCGACGATCCGCTGGAGCCCCCTCCTGACGGACGACGTCGAGCGGGCGCTGAACGAGGTGCGCAGCTATTTCCATCGCGACGTGCTGCCCGGCTCGGGCTTCTCGTTCGACTACGGCAAGCGCGCCCAAGTCGGGCTCGTCGGGACGGATCAGGACGAGGTCGCGCGGATGGCGCCGCTCGTGGACCGCTTCGTCTCAGACGCGTTCCCCGACCTCATCGTCCATCCGACGCCCGTCTCGATCGACGTGCTGCCGCGCGCGCTGACGAAGCGGGTGGCGGTGGAGACCGTTGCGGAAGAGGAGGGGTTGACGGTCGGCGACCTCGCGTTCATCGGGGACACGCAGGGGGACATTGAAGCGCTGGAGGTGGTCGGCTATTCGTTCGCGCCGCAGAACGCCGCCGACGCGGTGAAGGCGGCCGTGCAGATGGTGACGGAGGGGGCGGTGTTGGACGGGATGCTGGAGGCCTACCACTGGTGCGTACGCCACAACGAAGCGGCCCTCATGGAGGCTTAA
- a CDS encoding L,D-transpeptidase family protein: protein MLRPLLLVLACLAGATIGVAQPASPGAPPERSSGTASPTPINDAAPTANRAAPASMEDAPIYYVVRERPQVFAKPDSAVTLARLDFRQDVRVIEQRPDGWSRVLGDDTIGWVATSALSNVWLLVEKETRNLYVYRGSELVRRLPADVSQNPTGDKVRRASLGERDHYRIPEGEFFVCQKNLNSQYYRSFMLSYPNAEDAERGLEAGIISRAEYAEIVKASLGFRSPPMGTALGGAIAIHGQGSGRQRAWTRGCVALRDVHLDAIWDLVDVGTPVLIR, encoded by the coding sequence ATGCTGCGCCCGCTCCTCCTCGTTCTTGCCTGTCTCGCCGGAGCCACGATCGGTGTGGCGCAACCGGCCTCGCCCGGCGCTCCGCCCGAGCGCAGCAGCGGAACCGCCTCGCCGACGCCGATCAATGACGCAGCCCCGACCGCGAACCGGGCCGCGCCGGCGTCGATGGAGGACGCACCGATCTACTACGTCGTCCGCGAGCGTCCGCAGGTCTTCGCCAAGCCCGACTCCGCCGTCACGCTCGCCCGGCTCGACTTTCGGCAGGATGTCCGCGTGATCGAGCAGCGCCCGGACGGGTGGAGCCGCGTGCTCGGCGACGACACGATCGGGTGGGTCGCCACATCCGCGCTCTCGAACGTGTGGCTGCTCGTCGAGAAAGAGACTCGGAATCTCTACGTCTACCGTGGGTCCGAACTCGTCCGCCGCCTCCCGGCCGACGTGTCGCAGAACCCGACGGGCGACAAGGTCCGCCGCGCCTCGCTCGGCGAGCGCGACCACTACCGGATTCCCGAAGGCGAGTTCTTCGTCTGTCAGAAGAACCTCAACAGCCAGTACTACCGATCGTTCATGCTGAGCTACCCGAACGCCGAGGACGCCGAGCGTGGGCTCGAAGCCGGCATCATCTCGCGGGCGGAGTATGCCGAGATCGTCAAGGCCTCGCTCGGCTTCCGCTCGCCGCCGATGGGCACGGCGCTCGGCGGGGCGATCGCGATCCACGGGCAGGGCTCGGGGCGGCAGCGGGCGTGGACGCGCGGCTGCGTCGCCCTCCGCGACGTGCACCTCGACGCGATCTGGGACCTCGTCGACGTCGGCACGCCGGTGCTGATCCGGTAG
- a CDS encoding NfeD family protein produces MPASFRALCAFFLLLGLAAPLAAQATRTPAERLAAVEDFLGAGPVFVVPIEGMIDAALANYVERALADAAEAEASLVLFDIDTFGGLVDAADQIRSAILHAEIPTVAFIDPNAASAGALISYANDLIVMTPGASIGAATVVDGAGTKASEKMQSYMRGLMRATAEANGRDPRLAEAMVDENLAVDGVVEAGTLLTLSASEAERLGVADAVYETKDETLAALGAADRERVEHRATRAEQVLRFLGSPVVASILMMMMLGGLYFELQTPGIGFAGMASVLGAALFFAPHYMLGLVASWEIVLFVLGVLLLLAEVFVIPGFGVAGITGLVLTFFSLGAALIGNVGLSFPTDGAITQAILTLAGTLVLLVVLSYSLARYMPRSERFNHLILAPELGSASGYTSSDTDETLLGLVGVALTTLRPAGTAEIDGRRVDVVSQSTFVSQGEAVEVVSVRGSRVEVRPVPAS; encoded by the coding sequence ATGCCTGCTTCGTTCCGTGCGCTCTGCGCCTTCTTTCTGCTGCTCGGCCTCGCCGCCCCCCTCGCCGCGCAGGCGACGCGGACGCCCGCCGAGCGCCTCGCTGCCGTCGAGGACTTCCTCGGGGCCGGCCCCGTCTTCGTCGTCCCTATCGAGGGGATGATCGACGCCGCGCTCGCCAACTACGTCGAGCGCGCCCTCGCCGATGCCGCCGAGGCCGAGGCGTCGCTCGTGCTCTTCGACATCGACACCTTCGGCGGGCTCGTCGACGCCGCCGATCAGATTCGCTCGGCGATCCTCCACGCCGAGATCCCGACCGTCGCCTTCATCGACCCCAACGCGGCGAGCGCGGGCGCGCTGATCTCGTACGCCAACGACCTCATCGTGATGACGCCCGGCGCGTCGATCGGCGCGGCGACGGTCGTGGACGGGGCGGGGACGAAGGCGTCGGAGAAGATGCAGAGCTACATGCGCGGGCTGATGCGCGCGACGGCCGAGGCGAACGGCCGCGACCCCCGCCTCGCTGAAGCGATGGTAGACGAGAACCTCGCCGTCGACGGCGTTGTGGAGGCCGGGACGTTGCTCACGCTCTCGGCGAGCGAAGCCGAGCGGCTCGGCGTCGCCGACGCCGTGTACGAGACGAAAGACGAGACGCTCGCCGCCCTCGGCGCCGCCGACCGCGAGCGCGTCGAGCACCGGGCCACGCGCGCCGAGCAGGTCCTCCGTTTCCTCGGCTCGCCCGTCGTCGCGTCGATCCTGATGATGATGATGCTCGGCGGGCTCTACTTCGAGCTGCAGACGCCGGGCATCGGGTTCGCCGGGATGGCGTCGGTCCTCGGCGCGGCCCTCTTCTTCGCGCCGCACTACATGCTCGGGCTCGTGGCGAGCTGGGAGATCGTGCTCTTCGTGCTCGGCGTGCTGCTGCTGCTGGCCGAGGTCTTCGTCATCCCCGGGTTCGGCGTGGCGGGCATCACGGGCCTCGTGCTCACCTTCTTCTCGCTCGGCGCGGCGCTCATCGGGAACGTCGGGCTGAGCTTCCCGACGGACGGGGCGATCACGCAGGCGATCCTCACGCTCGCGGGCACGCTCGTCCTCCTCGTCGTGCTGAGCTATTCGCTGGCGCGGTACATGCCCCGCTCGGAGCGGTTCAACCACCTCATCCTCGCCCCCGAACTCGGGAGCGCGTCGGGTTACACCTCGTCCGACACCGACGAAACCCTCCTCGGCCTCGTCGGCGTGGCGCTGACGACGCTGCGGCCGGCGGGGACGGCGGAGATCGACGGGCGCCGCGTGGACGTGGTTTCGCAGAGCACGTTCGTGTCGCAGGGCGAGGCGGTCGAGGTCGTCAGCGTGCGCGGGAGCCGGGTGGAGGTGCGTCCGGTACCGGCGTCGTAG
- a CDS encoding NfeD family protein has translation MELFIPILLILFGLGLIALEVYVVPGIGVVGFVGGAVIIAGVIYAFVTHGAAGGALAALGSLGVGGGMFYLMWESGAWDRFVLATSLSRDTDADARDADARSRYLGRDAVAITPLRPGGIVEVGGERVEVQTEGEFIASGSAVRIVAMDRRRFFVRLADAPDPEPATVPDRGPQR, from the coding sequence TTGGAACTCTTCATCCCCATCCTCCTCATCCTTTTCGGGCTCGGCTTGATCGCGCTCGAGGTCTACGTCGTGCCGGGAATCGGCGTCGTGGGGTTCGTCGGGGGCGCGGTGATCATCGCGGGCGTGATTTACGCCTTCGTGACGCACGGGGCGGCGGGCGGTGCGCTCGCCGCGCTCGGATCGCTCGGCGTCGGCGGTGGGATGTTCTACCTCATGTGGGAATCCGGCGCCTGGGACCGCTTCGTTCTCGCGACGAGCCTTAGCCGTGACACCGACGCCGACGCCCGCGACGCCGACGCTCGCTCGCGCTACCTCGGCCGCGACGCCGTCGCGATCACGCCGCTGCGTCCGGGCGGAATCGTCGAGGTTGGCGGGGAGCGCGTCGAGGTGCAGACGGAGGGCGAGTTCATCGCCTCGGGCAGCGCCGTCCGCATCGTGGCGATGGACCGCCGCCGCTTCTTCGTCCGCCTCGCCGACGCACCCGACCCGGAGCCCGCTACTGTCCCGGACCGCGGCCCACAGCGCTGA
- a CDS encoding energy transducer TonB — MFRFCYCLLALAVLAGCETAPDLGPPPGWNADGLERWWQEGVDTSTAFRDLETFEAMSLSERPDGKRTEGPAHRNIQQNLIALYRNQPEVVDSLFGVIAVPLIDEQAAEADREDLVQEINRELNRVFFYPRPSPESEVTIVYPDSLRQAGIGGSVKMQVYLSEAGEPLAIKRIDSVHPTIDAIAMRATTQKRWSPARMRSGPMRSWVRSVLPFTAP; from the coding sequence ATGTTCCGTTTCTGCTACTGCCTGCTCGCCCTCGCCGTCCTCGCCGGTTGTGAGACCGCGCCCGACCTCGGCCCGCCGCCAGGCTGGAACGCCGACGGGCTGGAGCGGTGGTGGCAGGAGGGCGTCGACACGAGCACGGCGTTCCGCGACCTCGAAACGTTCGAGGCGATGAGCCTCAGCGAGCGGCCCGACGGGAAGCGGACCGAGGGGCCGGCCCACCGCAACATCCAGCAGAACCTCATCGCGCTCTACCGCAACCAGCCCGAAGTCGTCGACTCGCTCTTCGGCGTGATCGCCGTCCCGCTCATCGACGAGCAGGCTGCCGAAGCGGACCGCGAGGACCTCGTGCAGGAGATCAATCGCGAGCTCAATCGGGTCTTTTTCTACCCTCGCCCCTCGCCTGAATCGGAGGTCACGATCGTCTATCCCGACAGCCTCCGGCAGGCCGGCATCGGCGGGAGCGTGAAGATGCAGGTCTACCTCAGCGAGGCCGGCGAGCCCCTCGCCATCAAGCGCATCGACTCGGTGCACCCGACGATCGACGCGATCGCGATGCGGGCGACGACGCAGAAGCGGTGGTCGCCCGCGCGGATGCGGAGCGGCCCGATGCGCTCGTGGGTGCGGAGCGTGCTACCCTTCACCGCACCCTGA
- a CDS encoding NAD(P)/FAD-dependent oxidoreductase: MERVDVAVVGAGAAGLMTGIWAGRTAPNRRVVLLDGARKLGAKILVAGGGRCNVTHHAVDARAYAGSSRNAIKKVLRRFDVPATVDFFRDLGVELKREETGKLFPTTDSARTVLDALLRANREAGVEIRHPQRVESVERTGDGFRVVGEGFTLEAGRLVLATGGRSLPKSGSDGHGYAIARSLGHTVTRRVFPALVPLTLPSDHWICGLSGVTLPATVQLRSATGKKLTDFTDSTLCTHFGLSGPSVLDLSRYWLDARFDDPGAHVTLNWLPGVTAETLGCELQALGGQTVLRFLRERLPERVARALLDAADVDPATTGDTLTRDARRALAGAVTATPLPLTGDRGYRYAEVTGGGVPLTELDLGTMESRLTPGLHLCGEICDVDGRIGGFNFQWAWASGYTAGISIGA, from the coding sequence ATGGAGCGTGTCGATGTAGCCGTGGTCGGCGCCGGCGCGGCCGGGCTGATGACGGGAATCTGGGCCGGACGCACGGCCCCGAACCGCCGCGTCGTCCTCCTCGACGGGGCGCGGAAGCTGGGCGCGAAGATCCTCGTGGCCGGCGGCGGGCGCTGCAACGTAACCCACCACGCCGTCGACGCCCGCGCTTACGCCGGCTCGTCCCGGAACGCGATCAAAAAAGTGCTCCGCCGCTTCGACGTGCCCGCCACCGTCGACTTCTTCCGCGACCTCGGCGTCGAGCTGAAGCGCGAGGAGACGGGCAAGCTCTTCCCGACGACGGACAGCGCGCGGACCGTGCTCGACGCGCTCCTCCGCGCGAACCGCGAGGCCGGCGTCGAGATCCGCCACCCGCAGCGCGTCGAGTCGGTCGAGCGGACGGGCGACGGGTTCCGCGTCGTGGGCGAAGGGTTCACGCTGGAGGCCGGGCGGCTCGTGCTCGCGACGGGCGGCCGGAGCCTGCCGAAGAGCGGGTCCGACGGGCACGGATATGCAATCGCGCGGTCGCTCGGCCACACCGTCACGCGGCGCGTCTTCCCCGCCCTCGTCCCGCTCACGCTCCCGTCCGACCACTGGATCTGCGGGCTCAGCGGCGTCACGCTCCCGGCGACGGTCCAGCTCCGCAGCGCGACGGGGAAGAAGCTGACCGACTTCACCGACTCCACGCTCTGCACGCATTTCGGCCTCTCCGGCCCGTCCGTGCTCGACCTCAGCCGCTACTGGCTCGACGCCCGCTTCGACGACCCCGGCGCGCACGTCACCCTCAACTGGCTCCCCGGCGTGACGGCCGAAACGCTCGGCTGCGAGCTGCAAGCGCTCGGCGGGCAGACCGTGCTCCGCTTCCTCCGCGAGCGCCTGCCCGAGCGCGTCGCCCGCGCCCTGCTCGACGCGGCCGACGTGGACCCGGCGACGACCGGCGACACGCTCACGCGCGACGCCCGCCGCGCCCTCGCCGGGGCCGTGACCGCCACGCCGCTCCCCCTCACCGGCGACCGGGGCTACCGCTACGCCGAGGTCACCGGCGGCGGCGTCCCGCTCACCGAATTGGACCTCGGCACGATGGAATCGCGCCTCACGCCGGGCCTGCACCTCTGCGGCGAGATCTGCGACGTCGACGGCCGCATCGGCGGGTTCAACTTCCAGTGGGCGTGGGCGAGCGGCTACACCGCCGGCATCTCCATCGGGGCGTAG
- a CDS encoding DUF3095 domain-containing protein, which translates to MSDSFYADLPAHRDFARISDPDAYAPVPADWSVVITDVRGSTAAVAAGRYRAVNYAGAASITALLNVAGDLALPFVFGGDGATLLLPPRLAATVPPILRAVQRVVAADLGLDLRAGIVPVADLYRRGARLTVLKHAVSPNYDQAMFSGGGLLVAEHLVKDLVTAEHYDVGDGPVWDDPERKLYEGLECRWEEISSRRGEVVTLLVLATGETEAERLGVYRDALRVLDATYGDAAHPVSLDALRLARRPAHLDLEASVRAAPSARVAYRRKHWLLNLLGIALVGLRLKTQETDWEQYPKLLRASTDFRKFDDTLRMVLSGSPEQREALAAWLDGQRKRGRLAYGLHVSDRATLTCLVFNRMGRQVHFVDGADGGYTTAARQLKRQIARDRLAEDLRAETRLAEGYAPMEMPAV; encoded by the coding sequence GTGAGCGATTCGTTCTACGCCGACCTCCCGGCCCACCGCGACTTCGCGCGCATCTCCGACCCCGACGCCTACGCGCCGGTCCCGGCGGACTGGAGCGTCGTCATCACGGACGTGCGCGGCTCGACGGCCGCCGTCGCCGCCGGGCGCTACCGCGCCGTGAACTACGCCGGCGCCGCGTCGATCACGGCCCTCCTCAACGTGGCCGGCGACCTCGCCCTCCCGTTCGTCTTCGGCGGCGACGGGGCGACGCTCCTCCTCCCGCCGCGCCTCGCCGCGACCGTCCCGCCCATCCTCCGCGCCGTCCAGCGCGTCGTCGCCGCCGACCTCGGCCTCGACCTCCGCGCCGGGATCGTCCCCGTCGCCGATCTCTACCGACGCGGTGCGCGGCTCACGGTCCTCAAGCACGCCGTCTCGCCGAACTACGACCAGGCGATGTTCTCCGGCGGCGGCCTCCTCGTGGCCGAGCACCTCGTCAAAGACCTCGTGACGGCCGAGCACTACGACGTCGGCGACGGGCCGGTGTGGGACGACCCGGAGCGGAAGCTCTACGAAGGACTGGAATGCCGGTGGGAGGAGATCTCCAGCCGACGCGGCGAGGTCGTCACCCTCCTCGTGCTCGCAACCGGAGAGACCGAAGCCGAGCGGCTCGGGGTGTACCGCGACGCGCTCCGCGTCCTCGACGCGACGTACGGCGACGCCGCCCACCCCGTCTCGCTCGATGCGCTCCGCCTCGCCCGCCGCCCCGCCCACCTCGACCTCGAAGCGTCCGTCCGCGCCGCACCGTCCGCGCGTGTCGCGTACCGCCGCAAGCACTGGCTCCTCAACCTGCTCGGGATCGCCCTCGTCGGCCTCCGCCTCAAGACGCAGGAGACGGATTGGGAGCAGTACCCCAAGCTGCTGCGCGCCTCGACCGACTTCCGCAAGTTCGACGACACGCTCCGCATGGTCCTCAGCGGCTCGCCCGAGCAACGCGAAGCGCTCGCGGCGTGGCTCGACGGCCAGCGCAAACGAGGCCGCCTCGCGTACGGCCTCCACGTCTCCGACCGCGCCACGCTGACGTGCCTCGTCTTCAACCGGATGGGCCGCCAAGTCCACTTCGTCGACGGCGCCGACGGCGGCTACACGACGGCCGCGCGCCAGCTCAAACGGCAGATTGCGCGGGATCGCCTCGCCGAGGACCTTCGCGCCGAAACCCGGCTCGCTGAGGGCTACGCCCCGATGGAGATGCCGGCGGTGTAG
- a CDS encoding GAF domain-containing sensor histidine kinase — MIPAPSPLYPSAPPRLSRLLDVCLALSAETDFDRLLTTILDTATEVLDCTAASILLFDEAAGCLRFAAATGSDPVALAAIAVPLEGSLAGVIFRENRPLRVDDPTRDARHFGEVGKAVALQTEALIGVPLQVHGQPTGVLEALNPRAGHFASDAIDVLTVIAAQAAVAVRNAQQQRALRQAYDDLSQLDRMKSDFMAIASHELRTPLATVLGYATVLAEEAPPDLADFAAITRQAAEKAGRVVDAMEHLSHGSTPSSGSQRLLVQYLLHRAVDTMSPLLAERGVRLGLDFADEPAWVYADMDHLHRAFSAVLDNAIAFSSEGATVRVRLCTVGRSVEITVEDDGPGLGPGDLDRVFQPFYQVQDSLTRTHEGIGLGLTLARRYLALHGGEITAHSAGTDRGGSTFRLRLPVAPPAS, encoded by the coding sequence ATGATTCCCGCCCCCTCTCCGCTTTACCCTTCCGCCCCGCCCCGCCTCAGCCGGCTCCTCGACGTCTGCCTCGCGTTGAGCGCGGAGACCGACTTCGACCGCCTCCTCACGACGATTCTCGACACGGCCACGGAAGTCCTCGATTGCACCGCCGCGTCGATCCTCCTCTTCGACGAGGCCGCCGGCTGCCTCCGCTTTGCCGCGGCGACGGGCTCGGACCCCGTGGCGCTCGCCGCGATTGCCGTCCCGCTCGAAGGCAGCCTCGCCGGGGTGATCTTCCGGGAGAACCGCCCGCTCCGCGTCGACGACCCCACTCGCGACGCCCGCCACTTCGGCGAGGTGGGGAAGGCCGTCGCCCTGCAGACGGAGGCGCTCATCGGCGTGCCGCTTCAGGTTCACGGGCAGCCCACCGGCGTGCTCGAAGCGCTCAACCCGCGCGCCGGGCACTTCGCGTCGGACGCGATCGACGTGCTCACCGTCATCGCGGCGCAGGCGGCCGTGGCCGTGCGGAACGCCCAGCAGCAGCGCGCCCTCCGCCAGGCTTATGACGACCTCAGCCAGCTCGACCGGATGAAGAGCGACTTCATGGCGATCGCCTCGCACGAACTGCGGACCCCGCTCGCCACCGTCCTCGGCTACGCCACCGTCCTCGCCGAAGAGGCCCCGCCCGACCTCGCGGACTTCGCCGCGATCACGCGGCAGGCAGCGGAGAAGGCAGGCCGGGTCGTGGACGCGATGGAGCACCTCAGCCACGGGAGCACGCCCTCGTCGGGCTCCCAACGCCTCCTCGTCCAGTACCTCCTCCACCGCGCCGTGGACACGATGAGCCCCCTCCTCGCGGAGCGGGGCGTCCGCCTCGGCCTCGACTTTGCCGACGAGCCGGCATGGGTCTACGCCGACATGGACCACCTCCACCGCGCGTTCTCCGCCGTCCTCGACAACGCCATCGCCTTCTCCTCCGAGGGTGCCACCGTCCGCGTCCGCCTCTGCACCGTCGGGCGGTCCGTCGAGATCACCGTGGAGGACGACGGCCCCGGCCTCGGCCCCGGCGATCTCGACCGCGTCTTCCAGCCGTTCTATCAGGTGCAGGACTCCCTCACCCGGACGCACGAGGGGATCGGGCTCGGGCTGACGCTCGCGCGGCGCTATCTCGCGCTCCACGGCGGCGAGATCACGGCCCACAGCGCCGGTACGGACCGCGGCGGCAGCACCTTCCGGCTCCGCCTGCCCGTAGCCCCGCCCGCCTCGTGA